Genomic DNA from Desulfonema ishimotonii:
TAATCAGATGGCGAATGTGGTTGATACGCTTCAGGAACGTGGGTTTATAGAAAAAACAACACATGATCAGGAGTTACGGGAGTATCTGGCGGACGGAAGCAGATCCTGTTATATCGGTTTTGACCCTACGGCTTCAAGTCTTCATGTCGGAAGTCTGGTGCCGATTATGGCACTTGCGCAGATGCAGCGTCACGGACATCGCCCCATTGCACTGGTCGGGGGGGGAACGGGTCTTGTGGGAGATCCCAGCGGAAAAACAGAGATGCGTCAGATGCTTACCCCTGAAGCGGTAGATGAGAACGTGCAGGGGATCAAGGCTCAGTTATCTAAATTTATAGATTTTTCAGGCGAAAAAGCCCTGATGCTGAATAATGCTGAATGGCTGACGAAGCTGAGCTATATTTCGTTACTCAGAGATATAGGACGGCATTTCAGCGTAAATCGGATGATTAAAGCTGAGAGTTACAGAATGCGCCTCGAATCCGAGGAGGGGCTCAGTTTTATTGAGTTTAATTATATGATCTTGCAGGCATATGATTTTTTAGAGCTTTTCAGCCAATACGGATGCGGATTGCAGATGGGCGGAAGCGATCAGTGGGGAAATATCGTTGCAGGCATTGACCTCATCCGCAGGAAAAATCAGAAAACAGCATTCGGCATTACCTTTCCGCTGATTACAACAAGCAGCGGCATTAAGATGGGGAAAACCCACAAGGGCGCGGTATGGTTATCTGCTGAAAGGACATCCGCCTATGACTATTATCAGTTCTGGATCAATACAGATGACAGGGATGTGCCTCGTTTTTTAGCGCTTTTTACCTTTTTGCCCATAAATGAAATTGAACTGACAAAAGGTCTGGAAGGGGCAGATCTGAATTTGGCAAAGGCTGTTCTTGCTTTTGAAGCCACCTTGCTGGCACATGGTAAGGACGAGGCTCTGAAGGCGTATGATGCTGCCAAAAGCATGTTCGGCGCGAAGAAGATACCCGAAGAAATGTTGCCCTCCAGCACAATACCAAGAGACAGCGTTGAAATCGAAAATACTTCGGTGCCCACATCCTGTATTGACGAATCCCAGTTTTCAGAGGGTATTCCGGCATTTAAAATTTTTCATATGACAGGTCTTGCGAATTCAAGCGGAGCCGCAAGGCGTCTGATAGCCCAGGGCGGTGCATATATTAATGGTAAGCGTTTGGAGTCATTTGATTATTTGGTGACGCTTGGCGATTTTGAGGGGGCGGAATTATTGCTGAGAGCTGGAAAAAAACGGTACCATAAGGTTAAACTGGAAGCGTCATAATCGCAGTCGCCAAGAACCAGACCTGAAATCAGATTCCGCCCGGCTTTCCTTATTAATAGGAAGGCCGGGCGGTTTTTTTTATCCCGGCATCCGATCCGGGGGTGTTCACAGGGCGCATTGGGTCATTGCCTCCGGGCGATCCGGATTTTTTCACGGGATCCGTCAAAAGGGCTTGACAGTCCGTGCTGCGATCTGTATAAGAGTCGGGTTCTCTGAGCGGGAGGGTGTGTGTGTCCGGTCTAACTTTTTGGAATTATTGTCCAAAGATCGGATCGTGATTGTCACACTCCGGCGTTCGGTGGCGTCAGTTCTTTTCAAAGCAGGGTGTGTCTGACGGATACGGCGTTTGCCGGAGGGGTGTCTTTCATCTCTTCCGGTGACAGATCATCTGAATCCTCTGATAATGATCCGGGAAAAACATCGGATGGTGTGTTTTTTTCGGAAAAAGTCGGAAAAGTGTTTGACAGACACCCGTAAGGCCTGTATAAGGGCCGGGTTCTCTGATCGGGAGGGTTGTGCGGCTCTGGCTGTGCGCTCCGGCGGTCGGTGACAGGGCTGTGTCCCTCCGGGGCGCAGGCCGGTTGTTCTTTGATTCTGAAAAAACTGACATTTGTTTTCATGTTCTGCCCCGCATCCGGGCGGCATTTTTGTCCGGGATGTGTTAAGAAAATGTTTGACAAATATCAGTCGCCTCTGTATAAGAGGCAGGCTTCTGACCGGAGGGTCTGTCGGGTTTTTTTTCTAAGTCTCTGTGATTTTGAAAAAAGCTTGACTTTGTTTCCGTCGGTCGTTATAAAAGCCGGGTTTGCCGGGCCGGACGGTTCGGCGGATCGCTCTTTAAATTTTGAAAAAAAGCTTGACAGATCAGCGTCCGGGTATTAAGTTAGCCGGGTTGCTCTGAGAGAGCGAGTGTGATTTTTCACCGCGCATGCGGTGATGATCTGATCTTTGAAAACCAGACAGTAAGAAAGCAGGTCGGGCTTACGTCAAAGTAAGTAAGTGCCTTAAAGGCACAGAAGATAAGAAGTCTTTATCGGAGAGTTTGATCCTGGCTCAGAATGAACGCTGGCGGCGTGCTTAACACATGCAAGTCGCACGAGAACACCCTGCCTCGGCGGGGTAAGTAAAGTGGCGCACGGGTGAGTAACGCGTGGGTAATCTGTCTCCGGGTCCGGGATAACGTTGCGAAAGCGACGCTAATACCGGATAACATTCCCGTGACCCCGGTCACGGGGATCAAAGGTGGCCTCTGTATACAAGCTACCGCCTGGGGGTGAACCCGCGTCCCATTAGCTTGTCGGTGGGGTAACGGCCTACCGAGGCGACGATGGGTAGCTGGTCTGAGAGGATGATCAGCCACACCGGAACTGGAACACGGTCCGGACTCCTACGGGAGGCAGCAGTGAGGAATTTTGCGCAATGGGGGAAACCCTGACGCAGCAACGCCGCGTGAGTGATGAAGGCCCTCGGGTCGTAAAGCTCTGTCATGTGGGAAGAACCTGGGGACGGCCAATACCCGTTCCCACTGACGGTACCACAGAAGGAAGCACCGGCTAACTCCGTGCCAGCAGCCGCGGTAATACGGAGGGTGCAAGCGTTATTCGGAATTATTGGGCGTAAAGAGCGCGTAGGCGGCCTTTCAAGTCAGATGTGAAATCCCGTGGCTTAACCATGGAAGTGCATTTGATACTGGGAGGCTTGAGTATGGGAGAGGGAAACGGAATTCCTGGTGTAGCGGTGAAATGCGTAGATATCAGGAGGAACACCGGTGGCGAAGGCGGTTTCCTGGACCAATACTGACGCTGAGGCGCGAAGGCGTGGGGAGCAAACAGGATTAGATACCCTGGTAGTCCACGCAGTAAACGGTGATCACTAGGTGTAGCGGGTATTGACCCCTGCTGTGCCGGAGCAAACGCATTAAGTGATCCGCCTGGGGAGTACGATCGCAAGATTAAAACTCAAAGGAATTGACGGGGGCCCGCACAAGCGGTGGAGCATGTGGTTTAATTCGACGCAACGCGCAGAACCTTACCTGGATTTGACATCCCGGGAATTTTCCGGAGACGGAGAAGTGCCCTTCGGGGAGCCCGGAGACAGGTGCTGCATGGCTGTCGTCAGCTCGTGTCGTGAGATGTTGGGTTAAGTCCCGCAACGAGCGCAACCCCTGTCTTCAGTTACCATCATTAGGTTGGGGACTCTGAAGATACTGCCCCGGTTAACGGGGAGGAAGGTGGGGATGACGTCAAGTCCTCATGGCCTTTATGTCCAGGGCTACACACGTGCTACAATGGGCGGTACAAAGGGTAGCGATCTCGCGAGAGCAAGCCAATCCCATAAAGCCGTCCCCAGTTCGGATCGGAGTCTGCAACCCG
This window encodes:
- the tyrS gene encoding tyrosine--tRNA ligase; this translates as MANVVDTLQERGFIEKTTHDQELREYLADGSRSCYIGFDPTASSLHVGSLVPIMALAQMQRHGHRPIALVGGGTGLVGDPSGKTEMRQMLTPEAVDENVQGIKAQLSKFIDFSGEKALMLNNAEWLTKLSYISLLRDIGRHFSVNRMIKAESYRMRLESEEGLSFIEFNYMILQAYDFLELFSQYGCGLQMGGSDQWGNIVAGIDLIRRKNQKTAFGITFPLITTSSGIKMGKTHKGAVWLSAERTSAYDYYQFWINTDDRDVPRFLALFTFLPINEIELTKGLEGADLNLAKAVLAFEATLLAHGKDEALKAYDAAKSMFGAKKIPEEMLPSSTIPRDSVEIENTSVPTSCIDESQFSEGIPAFKIFHMTGLANSSGAARRLIAQGGAYINGKRLESFDYLVTLGDFEGAELLLRAGKKRYHKVKLEAS